The Populus alba chromosome 4, ASM523922v2, whole genome shotgun sequence genome contains a region encoding:
- the LOC118038864 gene encoding LOW QUALITY PROTEIN: phototropin-2-like (The sequence of the model RefSeq protein was modified relative to this genomic sequence to represent the inferred CDS: inserted 2 bases in 1 codon), whose product MDKPKVNPSTHDQAQRSMEVFGPHNDNNVTGTRSTDVQVVEEGSGSSPATNAXDTSDHDDSITDQSNGTGTSATVKAGKDEDQGTSSDHNYSSSIGQAPTSSSKKILTGASIAERTAEWGIAVRSDVGERSFKARATRSEQEEDGGNRSKKNSFMVESTRTSEESEAGGIIPRVSQELKNALATLQQTFVVSDATKPDYPIMYASSGFFTMTGYSSKEVIGRNCRFLQGPETDYNEVAKIRDSVKNGTSYCGRLLNYKKNGTPFWNLLTVTPIKDDRGNTIKFIGMQVEVSKYTEGVNDKALRPNGLPKSLIRYDARQKAKALDSMTEVVQTLKHPKSHSRTVSHETSDNLNYVLPKSIDLDNVTAPGRLTPVSVSQSPTTFPDAAKNLRKSSRISLMGFKSKSAHSAEKHEEPPIIEPEVLMTKDIERTDSWDRAEWERDTRQGFDLATTLERIEKNFVITDPRLPDNPIIFASDSFLELTEYTREEILGRNCRFLQGPETDQATVSKVRDAIREQREITVQLINYTKSGKKFWNLFHLQPMRDQKGELQYFIGVQLDGSDHVEPLDNRLSEATELQSAKLVKATAENVDEAVRELPDANLRPEDLWAIHSQPVFPRPHKKNSPSWTAIQKITSRGEKIGLHHFKPIKPLGCGDTGSVHLVELQGAGQLYAMKAMEKSIMLNRNKVHRACIEREIISHLDHPFLPTLYSSFQTSTHVCLITDFFPGGELFALLDKQPMKLFNEESARFYAAEVVIGLEYLHCLGIVYRDLKPENILLQKDGHIVLSDFDLSFLTSCKPQIIKHAPPNKRRRSRSQAPPTFVAEPITQSNSFVGTEEYIAPEIITGMGHSSAIDWWALGILLYEMLYGRTPFRGKNRQKTFANILHKDLTFPSSIPVSLSGRQLINALLNRDPSIRLGSKAGANEIKQHPFFRGINWPLIRCMNPPRLDVPLQLIGKDPKAKDVTWEDDGVLVQSMDMDIF is encoded by the exons ATGGACAAACCAAAGGTGAATCCTTCCACGCACGATCAAGCGCAGAGATCAATGGAGGTTTTTGGTCCTCATAATGATAATAATGTTACTGGCACTAGATCAACAGATGTCCAAGTAGTGGAGGAGGGATCCGGATCATCTCCAGCTACTAATGC AGACACTTCTGATCATGATGATTCCATAACAGATCAATCGAACGGGACTGGGACCAGCGCTACGGTTAAAGCTGGAAAAGATGAAGATCAAGGCACCTCATCCGATCATAACTACTCATCTTCTATAGGACAAGCCCCCACCTCCTCTTCAAAAAAGATACTAACCGGAGCTAGCATTGCAGAAAGGACTGCAGAATGGGGAATAGCTGTGAGGTCAGATGTAGGAGAACGTAGTTTCAAAGCTAGAGCAACTAGATCAGAACAGGAGGAGGATGGAGGAAATAGAagcaaaaaaaactcatttatggTGGAGTCGACGAGGACATCAGAGGAAAGTGAAGCAGGAGGAATCATTCCGAGGGTATCCCAGGAGCTGAAGAATGCTCTGGCAACATTGCAGCAAACGTTTGTGGTCTCTGATGCCACCAAACCAGACTACCCTATCATGTATGCAAGCAGTGGTTTTTTTACTATGACCGGCTATTCTTCGAAAGAAGTTATCGGACGGAACTG CCGGTTTCTGCAAGGCCCTGAGACGGACTATAATGAAGTGGCGAAGATACGAGATTCCGTCAAGAATGGGACAAGTTACTGCGGGAGGCTTCTCAACTACAAGAAGAATGGCACTCCTTTCTGGAATCTTCTCACCGTCACCCCTATCAAGGATGATCGTGGCAACACTATCAAATTCATTGG AATGCAGGTGGAGGTCAGCAAATATACGGAAGGTGTTAACGACAAGGCTTTGCGCCCAAATGGATTGCCCAAGTCTTTAATCCGCTACGATG CTCGTCAGAAGGCTAAGGCTTTAGATTCCATGACTGAAGTTGTCCAAACTCTCAAGCATCCCAAATCTCACTCTCGCACCGTGAGCCATGAAACTTCTGACAACCTCAATTATGTTCTCCCTAAATCCATCGATCTCGACAATGTCACCGCACCTGGTAGACTCACTCCAGTTAGTGTCTCTCAATCCCCCACTACCTTTCCTGATGCTGCCAAAAACTTGAGAAAATCATCTCGCATTTCCTTGATGGG GTTCAAATCTAAGTCTGCACATTCTGCAGAAAAGCATGAAGAACCACCAATTATTGAACCTGAGGTTTTGATGACTAAAGACATTGAACGCACTGACAGCTGGGACCGTGCTGAATGGGAAAGGGATACACGCCAAGGATTTGATTTAGCTACCACATTGGAACGCATTGAAAAGAATTTTGTGATCACAGATCCTAGGCTTCCTGATAACCCCATT ATATTTGCTTCTGATAGCTTTCTTGAACTAACAGAATACACTCGAGAAGAAATTTTGGGAAGAAACTGTAG GTTTCTTCAAGGACCTGAGACAGATCAAGCAACTGTCTCAAAGGTAAGAGATGCTATAAGAGAACAAAGAGAAATCACTGTTCAGTTGATCAACTATACCAAGAGTG GAAAGAAATTCTGGAACTTATTTCACTTGCAGCCTATGCGTGACCAAAAG GGTGAACTTCAATACTTCATTGGTGTTCAACTGGATGGAAGTGATCATGTGGAACCACTGGATAACCGCCTGTCAGAGGCAACAGAACTACAAAGTGCTAAGTTG GTTAAAGCTACTGCAGAAAATGTGGATGAAGCTGTTCGAGAACTTCCTGATGCCAACTTG AGACCTGAAGATTTGTGGGCAATTCATTCTCAACCTGTCTTTCCACGACCTCACAAAAAGAATAGTCCTTCTTGGACTGCAATTCAGAAG ATCACTTCCCGTGGAGAAAAGATTGGTCTACATCATTTCAAGCCCATAAAACCCTTGGGCTGTGGTGATACTGGCAG TGTGCATTTAGTGGAACTGCAAGGTGCAGGGCAGCTGTATGCTATGAAGGCAATGGAAAAATCTATAATGCTGAACCGTAACAAG GTTCATCGAGCATGCATTGAGAGGGAAATCATTTCGCACTTGGATCATCCTTTTCTTCCAACACTGTATTCTTCTTTTCAG ACTTCTACACACGTTTGTCTGATAACAGACTTTTTTCCTGGTGGAGAGTTGTTTGCATTGCTTGACAAGCAACCCATGAAATTATTCAATGAGGAATCTGCAAG GTTCTATGCTGCAGAGGTTGTGATTGGCTTGGAATATCTTCATTGTTTAG GAATAGTTTATCGTGATCTGAAGCCTGAAAATATTCTACTTCAGAAGGATGGACATATTGTCTTGAGTGACTTTGATTTGTCATTCTTGACATCCTGCAAACCACAA ATTATAAAGCATGCACCAcctaataaaagaagaagatcaagGAGTCAAGCACCACCAACATTTGTCGCAGAACCAATAACTCAATCAAATTCTTTTGTTGGAACTGAAGAATATATCGCTCCT GAAATAATCACTGGCATGGGCCACAGCAGTGCGATTGACTGGTGGGCTCTTG GTATTTTGTTGTATGAGATGCTATATGGTCGTACACCTTTCAGGGGAAAGAACAGGCAAAAGACATTTGCCAACATTTTGCACAAAGATCTAACCTTTCCAAGTAGCATCCCT GTTAGTCTTTCTGGCAGACAATTGATTAATGCGTTGTTGAACAGAGACCCTTCCATCCGATTAGGATCAAAAGCTGGTGCTAATGAAATCAAACAACATCCATTTTTCCGTGGAATTAATTGGCCTCTCATACGCTGCATG AACCCACCGCGCCTGGATGTGCCGCTGCAATTAATTGGAAAAGATCCGAAGGCCAAGGATGTTACGTGGGAAGATGATGGCGTGCTTGTACAGTCTATGGACATGGATATTTTTTGA